A region from the Aegilops tauschii subsp. strangulata cultivar AL8/78 chromosome 5, Aet v6.0, whole genome shotgun sequence genome encodes:
- the LOC141023005 gene encoding uncharacterized protein codes for MDYNCKTDLVVNNLTEVFNKMILDVRAKPIRTMFEGIRTKQMIKRQKTREKTENSRWMITPNYSEKLEENKKYAKFCDAYKAGPDIWQVSSKENQYCVNLASKSCDCRRWDMTGVTCSHAIAAMSKIHMHPEDYVHEFFKKALYIEAYKDIVYPVPGPEFWPDTHTQDIEPPVFKEKAGKKQTARRKVQFEVPAPKDTSRMGTITCSNCGLQGHRYTNCGKALKPSLEMRKNLHQVIQK; via the coding sequence ATGGATTACAATTGCAAAACTGATCTTGTTGTGAACAACCTTACTGAGGTTTTCAACAAAATGATCCTTGATGTTAGGGCCAAACCAATTAGGACTATGTTTGAAGGAATTAGGACTAAGCAGATGATCAAAAGGCAGAAGACTAGGGAAAAAACAGAGAATAGCAGGTGGATGATCACACCCAACTATTCAGAGAAACTAGAGGAGAATAAGAAGTATGCCAAATTTTGTGATGCATATAAGGCAGGTCCTGACATTTGGCAAGTGTCTAGTAAGGAAAATCAGTACTGTGTGAACCTAGCTAGTAAATCATGTGACTGCAGGAGGTGGGACATGACAGGTGTGACATGCAGTCATGCAATAGCAGCAATGAGCAAGATTCACATGCACCCAGAGGACTATGTGCATGAATTTTTCAAAAAAGCACTATATATTGAAGCATACAAAGACATAGTGTACCCTGTCCCTGGTCCTGAATTCTGGCCTGACACCCATACTCAGGATATTGAGCCCCCAGTGTTCAAAGAAAAAGCAGGCAAGAAACAGACAGCTAGGAGAAAGGTCCAGTTTGAGGTGCCTGCACCAAAGGACACAAGCAGGATGGGAACAATTACATGCAGCAATTGTGGTCTACAAGGCCACAGATATACAAACTGTGGGAAAGCTCTAAAACCTAGTCTTGAGATGAGAAAGAACTTACACCAGGTCATTCAAAAATGA